One part of the Deltaproteobacteria bacterium genome encodes these proteins:
- a CDS encoding cyclic nucleotide-binding domain-containing protein: MEETNAPSPELLQPFQLIAGLGTESIAWLSEQLVPITLAPGTALTQEKMTNRELYFISKGTMDVQKTANGTAQETILSLEATTVIGEMSCLLGRAAIATVVTTSFVTGWKLDTRALRKAPPGLHLRERLLERILKLVSSRLESTNQSVLKLLEKKDGDSTLSLKEIDQFTENWKAGLSFTEDFQDLDESWSFK; this comes from the coding sequence ATGGAAGAAACCAACGCACCAAGTCCCGAATTACTTCAACCTTTTCAGCTAATTGCTGGGCTGGGAACTGAATCTATCGCCTGGTTAAGCGAGCAGCTCGTGCCGATTACACTCGCACCCGGTACTGCTCTCACTCAAGAAAAAATGACCAATCGGGAGCTTTACTTCATCTCCAAGGGTACCATGGACGTCCAAAAAACGGCTAACGGTACAGCTCAAGAGACGATTCTCAGCCTCGAAGCAACCACCGTGATTGGGGAAATGAGCTGCCTCCTGGGCCGCGCCGCTATTGCGACCGTGGTCACGACAAGCTTTGTGACGGGTTGGAAGCTCGATACCCGAGCTCTTAGAAAAGCCCCTCCTGGTCTTCACTTAAGGGAAAGACTTCTGGAGCGTATTCTCAAACTGGTTTCATCCAGACTCGAATCAACCAATCAAAGCGTGCTCAAGCTCCTTGAGAAGAAAGATGGTGATTCTACATTGAGTCTTAAAGAGATCGACCAATTTACCGAGAACTGGAAGGCTGGACTCTCGTTTACAGAGGATTTTCAGGACCTCGACGAGTCTTGGAGCTTTAAATAA